In Nicotiana tabacum cultivar K326 chromosome 17, ASM71507v2, whole genome shotgun sequence, one DNA window encodes the following:
- the LOC107832042 gene encoding uncharacterized protein LOC107832042 has protein sequence MGASESILSSSQRPIDEITTVSERVEGVDPILERLKSLKIAAPILKSPPAESSLTDILVRKPSSSSNKGCVDPKVLLELFSVYRQWQEEKAQKICKRQEEIENKIEVADALAVKLLQRFNYSVSAMKTTSQHLSEVHGLQVELGELKGRLTEVISNCDALCKRIAAEGPESLRSSIKPLTAASSDTGSNCSSIHSTLQAEADEKK, from the exons ATGGGTGCATCGGAATCAATTCTCTCCAGCTCACAG AGGCCAATCGATGAGATCACTACAGTTTCCGAGCGTGTAGAAGGCGTTGATCCTATTTTGGAGAGGCTAAAATCTCTCAAAATT GCTGCTCCAATACTGAAATCGCCGCCGGCTGAGAGTAGCCTGACTGACATTCTGGTGAGAAAACCATCGTCCTCTTCGAATAAAG gCTGTGTAGATCCAAAAGTTCTACTTGAGCTCTTCTCTGTATATCGCCAGTGGCAAGAGGAGAAGGCCCAGAAGATCTGTAAAAGACAG gaagaaatagaaaacaaaataGAAGTTGCAGATGCATTGGCTGTTAAGCTGCTTCAACGTTTCAATTACTCTGTTTCTGCAATGAAAACCACCTCACAGCATCTATCAGAAG TACATGGTTTGCAGGTTGAACTTGGGGAGTTAAAAGGGAGGTTGACAGAAGTAATCAGTAATTGTGATGCATTGTGCAAGAGGATTGCTGCAGAGGGACCTGAATCACTTCGATCGTCTATCAAACCACTTACAGCAGCTTCCTCTGATACAGGAAGCAATTGCAGTAGCATACATAGTACTCTGCAAGCTGAAGCAGATGAAAAGAAATAG
- the LOC107832048 gene encoding GDP-mannose 4,6 dehydratase 1-like, with amino-acid sequence MAAENGSTRSESTTAIEPPPRKIALITGITGQDGSYLTEFLINKNYEVHGLIRRSSSFNTQRINHIYIDPHNTYKARMKLHYADLSDASSLRRWLDIILPDEIYNLAAQSHVAVSFEIPDYTADVVATGTLRLLEAVRSHVSATGRSHVKYYQAGSSEMFGSTPPPQSESTPFHPRSPYAVSKCAAHWYTVNYREAYGIFACNGILFNHESPRRGENFVTRKITRAVGRIKIGLQSKVFLGNLQASRDWGFAGDYVEAMWMMLQQEKPDDYVVATEESHTVEEFLEVAFGYVGLNWKEHVEIDKRYFRPSEVDNLKGDASKAKKVLGWKPKVGFEKLVKMMVDEDVELAKREKVLVDAGYIDAQQQP; translated from the coding sequence ATGGCAGCTGAAAATGGCAGCACCAGATCCGAATCCACCACCGCCATTGAACCACCACCTCGCAAAATTGCACTGATCACTGGCATCACAGGCCAAGACGGTTCTTACCTCACTGAATTCCTTATTAACAAAAACTACGAAGTTCATGGCCTTATTCGTAGATCTTCCAGTTTCAATACCCAACGCATTAATCACATTTACATCGACCCGCATAACACCTACAAAGCCCGAATGAAGCTCCACTACGCTGATCTTTCCGACGCTAGTTCTCTTCGCCGTTGGCTCGACATTATTCTCCCCGACGAGATTTACAACCTAGCTGCTCAATCCCATGTTGCCGTGTCTTTTGAGATCCCTGATTACACTGCTGACGTGGTAGCTACCGGCACCCTCCGCCTTCTAGAAGCCGTTCGGTCCCACGTCTCCGCCACTGGTAGGTCCCACGTGAAATATTACCAAGCCGGGTCGTCTGAGATGTTCGGATCTACTCCGCCTCCGCAATCCGAATCCACTCCGTTTCATCCTAGATCCCCTTACGCTGTTTCAAAATGCGCTGCGCATTGGTACACAGTGAATTATCGCGAAGCGTACGGGATATTCGCGTGCAACGGGATTTTATTCAATCACGAGTCGCCACGTCGAGGTGAGAATTTCGTAACAAGGAAAATCACGCGGGCTGTAGGGAGAATTAAAATCGGGTTGCAAAGCAAGGTGTTTTTAGGAAATTTACAAGCGTCGAGGGATTGGGGTTTTGCTGGAGACTACGTAGAAGCAATGTGGATGATGCTGCAGCAAGAGAAGCCAGATGATTACGTTGTGGCGACTGAAGAATCGCATACAGTGGAGGAGTTTTTGGAAGTTGCATTTGGGTACGTTGGATTGAATTGGAAAGAACATGTAGAGATTGACAAGAGGTATTTTAGGCCTTCAGAAGTTGATAATTTGAAGGGAGATGCGAGTAAAGCGAAGAAAGTTTTGGGTTGGAAACCGAAAGTGGGATTTGAGAAATTGGTGAAGATGATGGTAGATGAAGATGTAGAGTTGGCTAAAAGAGAGAAAGTTCTTGTTGATGCTGGCTATATTGATGCTCAACAGCAACCTTGA
- the LOC107832043 gene encoding uncharacterized protein LOC107832043 — translation MMDHNNFTIKTYMAIMAERDAAIRERNMALEERKRAFAERDMAMLQRDAALAERNAAIQERDDAIAALRLGESSINDNNVVPDSPGNDTESGAKHIYNQQQMHKTIAEAAHGSTEDPTAGYLKGTDTSEAKNPKKVRRPKESRHNKQAKIPRQGKIGAESLNMQVISTSSDDWVNLQELDSDKEGDMQLTSWKDNLGLNQINFDESAMPVPVCSCTGTPQPCYKWGHGGWQSACCTTTISMYPLPQISNKRYSRVGGRKMSGGAFSKLLNRLAGQGYDLSVPLDLKDHWAKHGTNRYSTLK, via the exons ATGATG GACCACAATAACTTTACTATAAAGACTTACATGGCCATCATGGCCGAGAGGGATGCTGCCATCCGCGAACGGAATATGGCACTAGAGGAGAGAAAGAGGGCTTTTGCAGAGCGAGACATGGCAATGCTTCAGAGGGATGCAGCTCTTGCAGAGCGTAATGCTGCGATACAAGAAAGAGACGATGCCATTGCTGCTCTTCGATTAGGGGAGAGCTCTATAAATGACAACAATGTGGTTCCAGATTCACCAGGAAATGACACTGAAAGTGGTGCAAAGCACATTTATAACCAACAGCAAATGCATAAAACCATAGCTGAAGCAGCTCATGGTTCAACGGAAGATCCCACAGCTGGCTACTTGAAAGGCACGGATACTTCTGAAGCAAAGAATCCTAAAAAGGTCAGGCGACCTAAAGAGAGCAGACACAATAAGCAAGCCAAGATACCAAGGCAGGGTAAAATTGGCGCAGAAAGTTTGAATATGCAGGTCATTTCTACATCATCAGATGATTGGGTAAATCTGCAAGAGTTGGATAGTGATAAGGAGGGAGATATGCAGCTCACATCATGGAAAGATAACTTGGGTTTGAACCAAATCAATTTTGATGAGTCTGCCATGCCAGTGCCAGTTTGCTCCTGTACTGGGACTCCACAGCCATGCTACAAATGGGGTCATGGTGGGTGGCAATCAGCCTGCTGCACAACTACCATATCTATGTACCCGTTACCTCAAATATCAAACAAACGCTATTCCCGGGTGGGTGGCAGAAAGATGAGTGGTGGTGCCTTCAGTAAATTGCTTAATCGCCTTGCTGGTCAAGGTTATGACCTGTCTGTTCCACTTGACCTTAAGGATCATTGGGCTAAACATGGTACAAACCGCTACAGCACATTAAAATAG